From Planktothrix serta PCC 8927, one genomic window encodes:
- a CDS encoding GAF domain-containing SpoIIE family protein phosphatase: MTALPLPRRSDQFADSITGSATPETTPVLTLKELVSRLHREQQNVNELLSSLGYALRSFNNLNQFLELTPLVASRVTDADGGALVLFKPNGQVRFQRLHCQEGRQCQDIRQAIEAVTRQISLMPKTSLGDLSESALHTYTANLDYQVGRYLGSDVQLFGTPILVNNVERGRLYVFSHDLNYVWTPTRQKLIRLVADQTAVAIANDELATSLREKERLDRELEIGAEIQLQLLPRKCPTIPGLEIAAQCQTANRVGGDYYDFIPSNFDKRGYHPSIHPDERWGIVIGDVMGKGVPAGLIMTMTRGMLRAEVLNRHSPAQILGHLNQVMYADLENSNRFVTLFYSEYDPVTRILSYSNAAHHPPLLWQVATNHIRRLDTLGMLIGLDSDTHYYEAQIQLYPGDTIIYYTDGFTDAMNQRGDRFDEENLSQAFHWACQNCRNPQAILDYLFEQVQQFIGSGNRNGDDMTLVVLQVQSSNGGNIDDAGFNTESC, from the coding sequence ATGACAGCCTTGCCCCTACCCAGACGCTCCGATCAATTTGCTGACTCGATTACGGGTTCTGCAACACCAGAAACCACACCAGTTTTAACCCTGAAAGAACTGGTGTCGCGTTTGCATCGAGAACAGCAAAACGTGAACGAGTTGTTAAGTTCCTTGGGGTATGCCCTGCGTAGCTTCAACAACCTGAACCAATTTTTAGAGTTAACTCCCTTAGTGGCTAGTCGGGTAACGGATGCCGATGGGGGAGCATTAGTCCTGTTTAAACCCAACGGACAAGTGCGGTTTCAACGGCTCCACTGTCAGGAAGGTCGTCAGTGTCAGGATATTCGGCAAGCGATCGAAGCCGTGACCCGACAAATCTCATTGATGCCAAAAACGAGTCTGGGAGACTTGTCGGAATCAGCGTTGCATACTTATACAGCAAATTTAGATTATCAAGTGGGTCGCTATCTGGGCTCCGATGTGCAGTTATTCGGTACGCCAATTTTGGTGAATAATGTCGAGCGGGGACGGTTGTATGTTTTTAGTCATGATCTCAATTATGTTTGGACTCCCACCCGTCAAAAATTAATTCGATTAGTCGCGGATCAAACGGCCGTTGCCATTGCGAATGATGAGTTGGCAACCTCTTTGCGAGAAAAAGAACGTTTAGATCGAGAGTTAGAAATTGGGGCGGAAATTCAGTTACAATTATTGCCGCGAAAATGCCCGACTATCCCCGGTTTAGAAATAGCAGCCCAATGTCAAACGGCGAACCGAGTGGGAGGAGATTATTATGATTTTATTCCTTCTAATTTTGACAAACGGGGTTATCATCCCTCGATCCACCCTGATGAACGCTGGGGGATTGTGATTGGGGATGTTATGGGCAAAGGGGTTCCGGCGGGTTTAATTATGACCATGACGCGAGGAATGTTACGCGCCGAGGTGCTCAACCGCCATTCTCCGGCTCAAATTTTGGGACATTTGAATCAAGTCATGTATGCGGATTTGGAAAATTCCAACCGTTTTGTGACGTTATTTTATTCAGAATATGATCCGGTGACTCGCATCTTGTCCTATAGCAATGCGGCTCACCATCCCCCGTTATTATGGCAAGTGGCGACGAATCATATTCGACGGTTGGATACTCTGGGAATGTTGATTGGATTAGATTCTGATACTCACTATTATGAAGCTCAAATCCAACTTTATCCAGGGGATACTATTATTTATTATACCGATGGATTCACGGATGCAATGAATCAACGGGGCGATCGCTTTGATGAGGAAAATCTGAGTCAAGCTTTTCATTGGGCGTGTCAGAATTGTAGAAATCCCCAGGCAATTCTTGACTATTTGTTTGAACAAGTTCAACAGTTTATTGGTTCAGGAAACCGAAATGGGGATGACATGACCCTCGTAGTGTTGCAAGTTCAATCTAGCAACGGAGGCAATATCGATGATGCTGGTTTTAATACTGAATCCTGTTGA
- the ftsY gene encoding signal recognition particle-docking protein FtsY, with product MVFNWFRRQFNEKTDQIQEPQTEVKAEPETVEKPPETAESSEPAPQIAEDYLQWAKAAYKNIQKQQEPEPEVEPEPEPEVTVTNEIEPTVLTPETPEVETVVETPVETVQAEGTEPEPEPITESVPEPTAVLVEPQPEPVVTVSETEAETLEPLPFWAVSATERQARLERLKETAIEEEEPEPSERASSDPGMEFDQMFMWSAQVLADQGRRPDQVALEEITWLQKLWKALGRTRRNLLNQLKSIVGQGPLNQQAVDEIESMLLQADVGVAATDRVIEALQSKLRQEALPPEQAIAYLKQILRGILEEPFEKGYPITFAPEKDTLNIWLVTGVNGAGKTTTIGKIAHLAQKSDYRCLIAAGDTFRAAAVDQVKVWGDRSGVEVVANPGKNTDPAAVVYDAIEAAIARNTELLIIDTAGRLQNKKNLMEELNKIRRVIDKRAPGATIESLLVLDSTLGQNGLRQAEVFSEVAQLSGVVLTKLDGTAKGGVALAIVQQLGLPIRFIGVGESIEDLRPFSSYEFIEALLSG from the coding sequence ATGGTATTTAATTGGTTTCGTCGTCAATTTAATGAAAAAACAGATCAAATTCAAGAGCCACAAACCGAGGTTAAAGCCGAACCAGAAACAGTAGAGAAACCGCCCGAAACAGCCGAAAGTTCTGAACCCGCCCCTCAAATTGCTGAGGATTATTTACAGTGGGCAAAAGCAGCTTATAAAAATATTCAAAAACAACAGGAACCTGAACCGGAAGTTGAACCCGAACCCGAACCCGAAGTCACGGTAACGAATGAAATTGAACCAACGGTTTTAACCCCAGAAACGCCAGAGGTAGAAACCGTTGTTGAAACTCCTGTAGAAACCGTTCAAGCCGAGGGAACAGAACCCGAACCCGAACCCATTACCGAGTCTGTTCCTGAACCAACGGCTGTACTTGTTGAACCGCAACCCGAACCCGTTGTGACAGTTTCAGAGACGGAAGCAGAAACCCTAGAACCCTTACCCTTCTGGGCTGTATCAGCTACAGAACGTCAAGCCAGACTAGAACGGTTAAAAGAAACCGCCATTGAGGAGGAAGAACCCGAACCCAGCGAAAGGGCATCCTCAGACCCAGGAATGGAGTTTGATCAGATGTTTATGTGGTCGGCGCAAGTCTTAGCCGATCAAGGTCGCCGTCCCGATCAAGTCGCTTTAGAAGAAATTACTTGGTTACAGAAACTCTGGAAAGCTTTAGGACGAACGCGCCGCAACTTACTCAACCAATTAAAATCCATTGTCGGTCAAGGGCCATTAAATCAACAGGCCGTTGATGAAATTGAATCCATGCTATTACAAGCGGATGTGGGGGTAGCCGCAACTGATCGCGTCATTGAAGCGTTACAAAGTAAACTCCGCCAAGAAGCCTTACCCCCGGAACAAGCGATCGCTTATCTCAAACAAATCTTAAGGGGAATTTTAGAAGAACCCTTTGAGAAAGGGTATCCCATTACCTTTGCACCGGAGAAAGATACCTTAAATATTTGGTTAGTCACCGGAGTCAATGGAGCCGGGAAAACCACAACCATTGGCAAAATCGCCCATTTAGCCCAAAAATCCGATTATCGCTGTTTAATTGCGGCGGGAGATACCTTCCGAGCGGCGGCCGTTGACCAGGTGAAAGTTTGGGGCGATCGCAGTGGCGTTGAAGTGGTGGCGAACCCTGGAAAAAATACCGACCCGGCGGCGGTGGTTTATGATGCTATTGAAGCGGCGATCGCCCGAAATACAGAATTGTTAATTATTGATACGGCAGGTCGCCTGCAAAATAAAAAGAATCTAATGGAGGAACTCAATAAAATCCGTCGAGTGATTGATAAACGAGCCCCAGGAGCCACAATAGAATCATTATTAGTGTTAGATTCTACTCTGGGTCAAAACGGTTTACGACAGGCAGAAGTCTTTTCCGAGGTGGCTCAACTCAGTGGGGTGGTCTTGACAAAACTCGACGGAACTGCTAAAGGTGGTGTTGCCCTAGCCATAGTCCAGCAACTCGGCTTACCCATTCGATTTATCGGAGTTGGGGAAAGTATCGAAGATTTGCGCCCCTTTTCCAGCTACGAGTTTATTGAAGCCCTCCTAAGTGGCTAG